A window of the Planktothrix tepida PCC 9214 genome harbors these coding sequences:
- the hflX gene encoding GTPase HflX — protein MRVGVGSPRQTQIPPLELPRYGNGRLSGIRCIATQTTAEPPKESALTAMAIQRLDVLAVLTLTGSGFQRRGGGETGYVKDTYIAHLVPEMDTANNQHIDNGFSAIPYYLSLPMSLDILSQQDFLDLVNGLEAEFEREFVAREVDSSQDKVLLVGVKTEKISPQRFEDGLAELVRLVDTAGGKVLQTLRQKRSQPHPQTVVGEGKVQEIALVAQTIGANLIVFDRDLSPAQVRNLETQIGVRVVDRTEVILDIFAQRAQSGAGKLQVELAQLEYSLPRLTGRGRAMSRLGGGIGTRGPGETKLETERRAIQRRISRLQQEVNQLQAHRSRLRQNRQVREVPTLALVGYTNAGKSTLLNVLTQSEVYTADQLFATLDPTTRRLEIPDTMTEEPLTVVITDTVGFIHELPPPLIDAFRATLEEVTDADALIHLVDLSHPAWESQIESVMQILREMPVTPGPGLLAFNKIDQTDGDTLRLAQEKYPQAVYISASKALGLETLRKRMAALVHYAVSNR, from the coding sequence ATGCGTGTGGGAGTCGGAAGCCCGCGCCAGACCCAAATTCCCCCCTTAGAACTGCCCCGTTATGGCAATGGACGGCTGAGTGGGATTCGCTGTATAGCGACCCAAACCACCGCCGAACCCCCCAAAGAATCAGCCCTCACTGCAATGGCCATTCAACGGTTAGATGTTCTCGCAGTTCTAACGTTAACCGGAAGCGGGTTTCAACGACGAGGAGGAGGTGAAACAGGTTATGTCAAAGATACCTATATCGCTCACCTTGTCCCAGAAATGGACACGGCAAATAATCAACACATTGATAATGGTTTTTCTGCCATTCCCTATTATTTGTCCTTGCCCATGAGTTTGGATATCCTTTCCCAACAGGATTTTCTCGATTTGGTTAACGGCTTAGAGGCAGAATTTGAACGGGAATTTGTCGCCCGTGAAGTTGATTCTAGCCAAGATAAAGTCCTCTTAGTCGGAGTCAAAACGGAAAAAATCTCTCCCCAACGTTTTGAAGATGGGTTAGCGGAATTGGTGCGTTTAGTCGATACCGCCGGGGGTAAAGTGTTACAAACCCTGCGGCAAAAGCGATCGCAACCTCATCCCCAAACCGTTGTCGGCGAAGGAAAAGTCCAAGAAATCGCCCTCGTCGCCCAAACTATCGGTGCGAATTTAATTGTTTTTGACCGGGACTTATCCCCCGCCCAAGTTCGTAACCTAGAAACCCAAATTGGGGTAAGGGTTGTAGACCGAACTGAAGTTATCCTCGATATTTTTGCCCAACGAGCTCAGTCGGGGGCTGGAAAATTACAAGTGGAACTGGCCCAACTTGAATATAGTTTACCTCGCTTAACAGGTCGAGGTCGGGCGATGTCTCGGTTAGGGGGTGGAATTGGAACCAGGGGGCCAGGGGAAACAAAATTGGAAACGGAACGGCGGGCCATTCAACGGCGCATTTCCCGGTTACAGCAGGAAGTGAACCAACTCCAAGCGCATCGGTCTCGTTTACGCCAAAATCGTCAAGTTCGAGAAGTCCCCACCTTAGCGTTAGTGGGATATACCAACGCTGGAAAATCGACGTTATTAAATGTTCTTACCCAGTCGGAAGTCTACACGGCTGACCAACTCTTTGCCACCCTTGACCCCACCACTCGCCGTTTAGAGATTCCTGACACGATGACCGAGGAACCCTTAACGGTGGTGATTACGGATACAGTGGGATTTATTCATGAGCTACCCCCGCCTTTAATTGATGCCTTTCGCGCTACCTTAGAGGAAGTCACCGATGCGGATGCGTTAATTCATTTAGTCGATTTATCCCATCCCGCTTGGGAAAGTCAAATTGAGTCGGTGATGCAGATTTTAAGGGAAATGCCTGTTACTCCGGGCCCTGGATTATTAGCGTTTAATAAAATTGATCAAACTGATGGCGATACCTTACGATTAGCACAAGAGAAATATCCCCAAGCCGTTTATATTTCTGCATCTAAAGCGTTAGGATTAGAAACCCTCAGAAAACGCATGGCGGCTTTAGTTCATTATGCCGTTTCTAATCGTTAA
- the hmpF gene encoding pilus motility taxis protein HmpF yields the protein MLYLAEVQKQSSKFGLGGGRTELKLLACQRGENNWSAVPGDEIILADDANNFKDGTLVLVDLNTGKQVQRIQEAARQLVGILQDFSRLQEKFKTQQEEIEQWKESLTYQSQELNRREMEMEARREQMEQLEEELERLEQQRQEIERSRDESNHLRSQIDQARQDIETTRQQLRDQRKQLEEQQAQLQSSPSLSAEQSELLSNLLNQLSNPVEISPLQTKLHQSLEQVTSAESLLAQHQQRLQEQRSEAERLQQTLETTTSSIKQQWQQWQQAQDTLIQNRSELASQQQLVQTKQDYAQTLQTLIQSRQTLLEQLQELASRQSQDEPAAVSVKVDIQALEAMPLEQLQAEVEQLKQEWDRWSGFVKDQEEELKYKLEEIGEIQEELKTANDGDRESLQTKLAEEQDAYQMLNETLVGQRRTLKEREDHKTQYEGVLNRRRGLSPATAGGPTDLKSVIANLETQQQEQQQQLQTLETELQQLRSTFAQRETEVNAQVQQQEQTRQQLETQEQSWIEQQRMVAELWGRINLYQEMLRPVQDSWNQVRQQLQETTTQLNQLLDLSNSQTQATTQLRQVLSGISNH from the coding sequence ATGCTCTATTTAGCGGAAGTACAAAAGCAGAGTAGCAAATTTGGTCTGGGCGGCGGTAGGACTGAACTCAAGCTATTGGCTTGTCAGCGAGGTGAAAACAATTGGAGTGCTGTACCCGGAGATGAAATCATCCTTGCTGATGATGCGAATAACTTTAAGGACGGAACGTTAGTATTAGTCGATCTGAATACGGGTAAGCAGGTACAGCGTATCCAAGAAGCTGCCCGCCAACTCGTGGGGATTCTCCAAGATTTTTCTCGGTTGCAGGAAAAGTTTAAAACCCAACAGGAAGAAATTGAACAGTGGAAGGAGTCGTTGACTTACCAAAGTCAGGAATTAAATCGCCGGGAAATGGAAATGGAAGCCCGACGCGAACAGATGGAACAATTGGAGGAAGAATTAGAACGGCTCGAACAGCAACGTCAAGAAATTGAGCGTTCCCGAGATGAAAGTAACCATTTACGGTCTCAAATTGACCAGGCTCGTCAAGATATTGAAACCACTCGACAGCAGTTACGAGATCAACGCAAACAGCTTGAAGAACAACAAGCTCAATTACAGTCGTCTCCTTCCTTGAGTGCCGAACAATCTGAACTCCTCAGTAACTTACTCAATCAATTGTCTAACCCTGTTGAAATTTCACCGTTACAGACAAAACTTCATCAGTCCTTAGAACAAGTGACTAGCGCTGAGAGTTTACTGGCACAACATCAGCAACGATTACAAGAACAACGTTCTGAGGCTGAACGTCTTCAACAAACCCTAGAAACGACAACCAGCAGCATTAAACAGCAATGGCAACAGTGGCAGCAAGCGCAGGATACGTTAATTCAAAATCGCTCTGAGTTAGCCTCCCAGCAACAGTTAGTCCAAACGAAACAGGACTATGCTCAAACGTTACAAACCCTGATCCAAAGCCGTCAAACTTTATTAGAACAGTTACAAGAGTTGGCTTCTCGTCAATCGCAGGATGAACCCGCCGCAGTGAGCGTGAAAGTGGATATCCAAGCCTTGGAGGCGATGCCCTTAGAACAATTACAAGCGGAAGTCGAACAATTAAAACAGGAATGGGATCGCTGGTCTGGTTTTGTTAAAGACCAAGAGGAGGAATTAAAATACAAACTCGAAGAGATTGGGGAAATTCAAGAGGAACTCAAAACGGCAAATGATGGAGATCGAGAGAGTTTACAGACGAAATTAGCTGAGGAGCAAGATGCCTATCAAATGTTGAATGAAACATTGGTGGGTCAGCGCCGTACCCTCAAAGAGCGGGAAGACCATAAAACTCAATATGAAGGAGTGTTAAATCGTCGTCGAGGTTTATCTCCGGCCACCGCAGGGGGGCCGACTGATTTGAAATCGGTGATTGCGAATTTGGAAACCCAACAACAGGAACAACAACAGCAACTCCAAACTTTGGAAACAGAACTCCAACAATTGCGCTCTACCTTTGCCCAAAGAGAGACAGAGGTAAATGCTCAAGTTCAACAACAAGAACAAACCCGTCAACAGTTAGAAACTCAGGAGCAAAGTTGGATCGAACAACAACGCATGGTGGCTGAACTTTGGGGGCGGATTAATTTGTATCAGGAAATGTTACGACCTGTTCAAGATTCGTGGAATCAAGTTCGGCAGCAGTTGCAGGAAACAACGACTCAACTGAATCAACTGTTAGATTTGTCCAACTCCCAAACCCAGGCAACAACACAGTTACGGCAGGTTTTATCAGGAATCAGTAATCACTAA
- a CDS encoding DALR anticodon-binding domain-containing protein: MLALAKVLTVQLGKSLRFQGIDTVDSQEIPVNHIKHETQITYGSAIALKLSSRLHQPALDLAEAICVSLKTLNAEEQCGFGQIPTDVTVYPLSSGMLQFIFTDVGIATWLEQLLRHRWTLTPLRNREISLDQFEVQYSHARCCSLLSLADREHLIQLEETNLRAVLPLKISFTSSPIPWLTDQGQLQFTQSYDYQLLMQLVKTVDALFFPLSSPHWLKLAVQLSENFQQFYRHCRIWGEVKQQTPELAQARLGLVLITQVILQILLEEKLGIMAPFEL; encoded by the coding sequence ATGCTTGCTTTGGCAAAGGTATTGACGGTACAACTGGGAAAAAGTTTACGATTTCAAGGGATTGATACGGTTGATTCTCAGGAAATTCCCGTAAATCACATTAAACATGAGACTCAGATCACATACGGATCGGCGATCGCACTGAAACTTTCATCCCGCTTGCATCAACCGGCTCTGGATTTGGCGGAGGCTATCTGTGTTAGCTTAAAGACCTTAAATGCAGAGGAGCAGTGCGGTTTTGGGCAAATTCCTACAGATGTGACGGTTTATCCCTTGTCGTCAGGGATGTTGCAATTTATTTTTACGGATGTGGGAATTGCGACTTGGTTAGAACAACTTCTTCGCCACCGATGGACACTAACTCCGCTTCGGAATCGGGAAATTTCCCTGGATCAATTTGAGGTTCAATATAGTCATGCTCGCTGTTGTTCTTTATTAAGTTTGGCTGACCGGGAGCATTTAATTCAGTTAGAAGAAACCAATTTAAGGGCTGTATTACCCTTAAAAATTAGCTTTACTTCTTCTCCGATTCCTTGGTTAACAGATCAAGGACAATTACAATTTACTCAAAGTTATGACTATCAACTTTTAATGCAATTGGTGAAGACTGTAGATGCTCTTTTTTTCCCTTTAAGTTCTCCTCATTGGCTCAAACTTGCTGTTCAATTAAGCGAAAATTTCCAACAGTTTTATCGTCACTGTCGGATTTGGGGAGAGGTCAAACAACAGACCCCGGAGTTAGCTCAAGCGAGACTGGGTTTGGTTTTAATTACGCAAGTGATTCTTCAAATTTTATTAGAAGAAAAATTAGGAATTATGGCTCCTTTTGAATTATAA
- a CDS encoding Crp/Fnr family transcriptional regulator — MQSSPIPTDSNRPFLTWQRITDWAQEHYRCRSFSKDERIPARPGLLYLVQRGAVRLVGSAQLEYAKGKPNSKPRNRNLDEAFLGFVGAGQPFELVAQSPFSLQAYSHADDTTVLWMYWHDLDNWPHFRREVLDAFRYQHQRKLLWLSTLGQRRTIDRLLGFLTLLIEEYGEYYASGTGEDGFKGYCLPWSLTHSQIGSAIGSTRVTVTRLMGKLRQQGLVYTQDDNLICIPIESQNYNNALDLEDDAGFEEE; from the coding sequence ATGCAATCATCTCCTATTCCGACCGATTCCAATCGACCTTTCCTAACCTGGCAGCGGATTACAGACTGGGCACAGGAACATTACCGTTGCCGCAGTTTCAGCAAAGATGAGCGGATTCCGGCGCGTCCAGGGTTACTGTATTTAGTCCAACGGGGTGCAGTCCGATTAGTTGGGAGCGCTCAACTGGAATATGCGAAGGGTAAACCCAATTCCAAACCCCGCAATCGCAATTTAGATGAAGCCTTTCTCGGTTTTGTCGGTGCAGGTCAACCCTTTGAACTGGTGGCTCAGTCTCCCTTTAGTCTACAAGCCTATAGCCATGCCGATGATACGACCGTGTTATGGATGTATTGGCACGATTTAGATAATTGGCCCCATTTTCGTCGGGAAGTTCTCGATGCGTTTCGATATCAACATCAACGGAAATTACTTTGGTTAAGTACATTGGGTCAACGTCGTACCATTGACCGGCTTTTAGGATTTTTAACCTTACTCATTGAAGAATACGGGGAATATTATGCCAGTGGTACTGGGGAAGATGGGTTTAAAGGCTATTGTTTACCTTGGTCATTAACCCACTCTCAAATCGGAAGTGCCATCGGTTCCACACGAGTTACCGTAACTCGGCTGATGGGAAAACTGCGTCAACAAGGCTTAGTTTATACTCAAGACGATAACTTAATTTGTATTCCCATTGAATCTCAAAACTACAACAACGCATTGGATTTAGAAGACGATGCAGGATTTGAAGAAGAATAA